From Polynucleobacter sp. MWH-Braz-FAM2G, a single genomic window includes:
- the benB gene encoding benzoate 1,2-dioxygenase small subunit, which produces MKTISILDINAYLYYESRLLDDEQWDEWLECYSPDAEFWMPSWDDNDELVTNPQEEISLIYYPNRQGLEDRVFRIKTERSSATMPDTRTCHNVTNVELEKREGDICTVRFNWHTLSHRYKTNYSYFGMSRYVIDFSGDKPKILNKYVVLKNDYISQVIDIYHI; this is translated from the coding sequence ATGAAAACAATCTCCATTTTAGATATCAATGCATATTTGTATTACGAAAGTCGCTTGCTAGATGACGAGCAATGGGATGAATGGCTTGAGTGCTATAGCCCAGATGCCGAGTTTTGGATGCCATCTTGGGACGATAACGACGAGCTGGTAACAAATCCACAAGAAGAAATTTCTTTGATTTATTACCCCAATCGCCAAGGTCTTGAAGATCGTGTTTTCCGTATCAAAACTGAGCGCTCAAGCGCGACTATGCCAGATACAAGAACTTGCCATAACGTGACTAATGTCGAGTTAGAAAAACGTGAGGGTGATATCTGCACTGTGCGTTTTAACTGGCATACCTTAAGTCATCGTTACAAGACTAATTACAGCTACTTTGGTATGTCTCGTTATGTAATCGATTTTTCAGGCGATAAGCCAAAAATCTTAAATAAGTATGTAGTTCTGAAGAATGATTACATCAGTCAAGTAATTGACATCTATCACATTTAA